A genomic region of Tamandua tetradactyla isolate mTamTet1 chromosome 2, mTamTet1.pri, whole genome shotgun sequence contains the following coding sequences:
- the LOC143659209 gene encoding olfactory receptor 13C4-like translates to MDQNNQTFVSEFLLLGLSGHPNLEIIFFALLLVMYLVILLGNGVLIIASIFDARLHTPMYFFLGNLSFLDICYTTASIPSTLGPIISQKRTISFSRCAAQMFLVFALGSTECLLLGMMAFDRYVAICNPLRYPIIMSKAVYVLMASTSWLSGGINSTVQTSLAMRLPFCGNNVINHFGCEILAVLKLACADISLNVTTMLVSITVFVAFPLLVIFFSYIFILYTILRMKSATGRHKTFSTCSSHLTVVIIFYGTIFFMYAKPMSQDQPGKDKFQTSDKLMFLFYGAMTPMLNPIIYSLRNKDVKSAVKYLLS, encoded by the coding sequence ATGGATCAGAACAACCAGACATTTGtgtcagaatttcttcttctgggcCTTTCAGGGCATCCAAATCTTGAgatcattttctttgctctgctTCTGGTGATGTATCTAGTGATTCTACTGGGCAATGGTGTTCTCATCATAGCAAGCATCTTTGATGCTCgtcttcacacccccatgtacttcttcctgggAAACCTCTCATTTCTGGATATCTGCTATACAACTGCTTCTATTCCTTCAACTTTGGGGCCCATCATATCACAGAAAAGAACCATTTCCTTCTCTAGATGTGCAGCGCAGATGTTCCTTGTGTTTGCTCTGGGGTCAACAGAGTGTTTGCTCCTGGGCATGATGGCTtttgaccgctatgtggccatctgtaacccTCTGAGGTACCCCATCATCATGAGCAAGGCGGTGTATGTGCTGATGGCTTCCACGTCATGGTTGTCTGGTGGAATCAACTCAACTGTGCAAACGTCTCTTGCCATGAGGTTGCCATTTTGTGGGAATAATGTTATCAATCATTTTGGATGTGAGATCTTGGCTGTCCTCAAGTTAGCTTGTGCTGACATATCCCTCAATGTTACCACCATGCTGGTGTCCATTACGGTCTTCGTGGCTTTTCCACTGCTGGTCATCTTCTTCTCCTACATATTCATCCTCTACACCATCTTGAGAATGAAATCAGCCACAGGGAGACACAAGACCTTTTCCACCTGCTCCTCACACCTGACTGTGGTGATCATATTTTATGGTACCATCTTCTTTATGTACGCAAAGCCCATGTCTCAAGACCAGCCTGGGAAAGACAAATTTCAAACTTCAGACAAGCTTATGTTCTTGTTTTATGGGGCCATGACCCCCATGCTGAATCCTATCATCTATAGCTTGAGGAATAAGGATGTAAAATCTGCTGTGAAATATCT